Proteins co-encoded in one Streptococcus pyogenes genomic window:
- a CDS encoding DUF979 domain-containing protein: MANIANLVLETIYILIGLQLFHTAYCTFKDKTNPVYFGTALFWGLLGVTFVGGAFLPNKVIGFIVIVLALLTLFKQVRIGTLPAFNEQKAEESAHRIGNWIFLPVMLMAMISLLLALILPDFSKSAIGIAGILATIAILIITKQKPSALLAENNRMNQQVSTSGILPQLLGALGAIFAAAGVGDVIASLIREIVPADSRFFGVLAYVLGMVIFTMIMGNAFAAFTVITTGIGVPFVFALGADPIIAGALAMTAGFCGTLLTPMAANFNALPVALMEIKDRNAVIKKQAPIALVLIISHIALMYLLAYY, encoded by the coding sequence ATGGCTAACATTGCAAACCTTGTTTTAGAAACGATATATATCCTTATCGGCTTGCAACTGTTTCACACAGCCTACTGCACCTTTAAAGATAAAACCAACCCTGTCTATTTTGGGACAGCTCTGTTCTGGGGATTGCTGGGTGTTACCTTCGTTGGCGGTGCCTTTTTGCCTAATAAAGTTATCGGTTTTATCGTGATTGTCCTAGCTCTTTTAACCTTGTTTAAGCAAGTTCGTATTGGAACATTACCAGCCTTTAATGAACAAAAAGCTGAAGAAAGTGCTCACCGCATTGGTAACTGGATTTTCTTACCAGTTATGTTAATGGCTATGATTTCTCTACTTCTTGCCTTGATCCTTCCTGATTTCAGTAAAAGTGCCATTGGGATTGCTGGTATCTTAGCCACTATTGCTATTTTAATAATCACTAAGCAAAAACCATCTGCTCTTTTAGCTGAAAATAATCGGATGAACCAACAAGTGTCCACAAGCGGTATTTTGCCACAGCTCTTAGGAGCTTTAGGAGCTATTTTTGCAGCTGCTGGTGTTGGTGATGTGATTGCTTCTCTCATTCGGGAGATTGTACCTGCTGATAGCCGCTTCTTTGGCGTTCTCGCTTATGTGCTTGGCATGGTTATTTTTACTATGATTATGGGAAACGCTTTTGCTGCCTTTACCGTTATTACAACCGGTATCGGTGTTCCTTTTGTTTTTGCTTTAGGAGCTGACCCTATTATTGCCGGTGCTTTAGCTATGACTGCTGGTTTTTGTGGTACCTTATTAACACCAATGGCAGCAAACTTTAATGCCTTGCCTGTTGCTTTGATGGAGATCAAAGATCGAAATGCAGTTATCAAAAAGCAAGCTCCTATCGCCCTTGTTTTAATTATTAGTCACATTGCCTTAATGTATTTACTTGCTTATTATTAA
- the ccpA gene encoding catabolite control protein A, with the protein MNTDDTITIYDVAREAGVSMATVSRVVNGNKNVKENTRKKVLEVIDRLDYRPNAVARGLASKKTTTVGVVIPNIANSYFSILAKGIDDIAAMYKYNIVLASSDEDDDKEVNVVNTLFAKQVDGIIFMGHHLTEKIRAEFSRSRTPVVLAGTVDLDHQLPSVNIDYRAAVSNVVDILAENHKCIAFVSGPLIDDINGKVRLAGYKEGLKHNKLDFKEGLVFEANYSYKEGFELAQRVINSGATAAYVAEDELAAGLLNGLFEAGKRVPEDFEIITSNDSPVVQYTRPNLSSISQPVYDLGAVSMRMLTKIMNKEELEEKEILLNHGIKKRGTTK; encoded by the coding sequence ATGAATACAGATGATACCATTACAATTTATGATGTTGCCCGTGAAGCTGGTGTTTCAATGGCAACCGTTAGTCGTGTTGTTAATGGCAATAAAAATGTTAAGGAAAATACACGTAAGAAAGTTTTAGAAGTTATTGATCGCCTTGACTATCGTCCCAATGCTGTCGCGCGTGGTCTCGCCAGCAAAAAGACAACAACCGTTGGCGTTGTGATTCCAAATATTGCAAATAGTTATTTTTCTATCTTAGCTAAGGGTATTGACGATATCGCCGCTATGTACAAATATAATATTGTGCTTGCCTCCAGTGATGAAGATGATGACAAGGAGGTTAATGTTGTCAATACCCTTTTTGCCAAGCAAGTGGATGGTATTATTTTTATGGGGCATCACTTGACAGAAAAAATCCGGGCCGAGTTTTCACGCTCTCGTACTCCAGTTGTTTTGGCAGGAACTGTAGATCTTGATCATCAATTACCAAGCGTCAACATTGACTATAGAGCTGCGGTGTCAAACGTTGTTGATATTTTAGCTGAAAATCATAAGTGTATCGCTTTTGTGTCAGGACCACTCATTGATGATATCAATGGTAAAGTGCGCTTAGCAGGTTACAAAGAAGGGTTGAAGCACAATAAGCTTGACTTCAAAGAAGGCCTTGTTTTTGAAGCGAACTATTCTTATAAAGAAGGATTTGAATTGGCGCAGCGCGTCATTAACTCAGGAGCAACAGCGGCTTATGTGGCTGAAGATGAATTGGCAGCGGGCCTTTTAAACGGCTTGTTTGAAGCAGGTAAACGCGTACCAGAGGACTTTGAAATCATCACCAGCAACGATTCACCAGTGGTTCAATACACTCGTCCCAATTTGAGTTCTATCAGTCAACCTGTTTATGACTTAGGTGCTGTTAGCATGCGGATGTTGACTAAAATCATGAACAAAGAAGAGTTGGAAGAAAAAGAAATTCTTTTGAATCATGGTATTAAAAAACGTGGGACAACTAAGTAA
- a CDS encoding aminopeptidase P family protein encodes MTKLDQIRLYLDQKGAELAIFSDPVTINYLTGFFCDPHERQLFLFVYHDLAPVLFVPALEVARASQAISFPVFGYVDSENPWEKIKAVLPNTAAKTIYAEFDHLNVNKFHGLQTIFSGQFNNLTPYVQGMRLVKSADEINKMMIAGQFADKAVQVGFDNISLDATETDVIAQIEFEMKKQGIHKMSFDTMVLTGNNAANPHGIPGTNNIENNALLLFDLGVETLGYTSDMTRTVAVGQPDQFKIDIYNLCLEAQLAAIDFIKPGVTAAQVDAAARQVIEKAGYGEYFNHRLGHGIGMDVHEFPSIMAGNDLVLEEGMCFSVEPGIYIPGKVGVRIEDCGHVTKNGFEVFTHTPKELLYFEG; translated from the coding sequence ATGACAAAATTAGACCAAATACGTTTGTATCTTGACCAAAAGGGAGCTGAATTGGCGATTTTCTCAGATCCTGTTACGATTAACTATTTAACTGGATTCTTCTGTGACCCACATGAAAGACAACTGTTCTTGTTTGTCTACCATGATTTAGCTCCTGTGCTTTTTGTACCTGCCCTTGAGGTGGCCAGAGCTAGCCAGGCCATATCATTTCCTGTGTTTGGTTATGTTGACTCTGAAAATCCTTGGGAAAAGATCAAGGCCGTTTTACCAAATACAGCAGCCAAAACCATTTATGCTGAATTTGACCACCTTAACGTCAATAAGTTCCATGGCTTGCAGACTATCTTTTCAGGACAATTTAACAATCTAACCCCTTATGTCCAAGGCATGCGCCTCGTCAAATCAGCTGATGAAATCAATAAAATGATGATTGCCGGGCAGTTCGCTGATAAGGCTGTTCAAGTTGGTTTTGACAATATTTCCTTAGATGCTACCGAAACAGACGTCATCGCTCAAATTGAGTTTGAAATGAAAAAACAAGGCATTCATAAAATGAGCTTTGACACTATGGTCTTAACTGGAAATAATGCAGCCAATCCCCATGGCATTCCTGGAACAAATAACATTGAAAACAATGCCCTACTTCTCTTTGACTTAGGTGTTGAGACCTTAGGCTACACCAGTGATATGACCAGAACTGTGGCTGTTGGTCAGCCAGACCAATTTAAAATCGATATCTACAATCTCTGCCTAGAGGCACAACTAGCGGCTATTGACTTTATCAAACCAGGTGTAACAGCTGCTCAAGTAGATGCTGCTGCTCGTCAAGTGATTGAAAAGGCTGGATATGGTGAGTACTTCAACCACCGCTTGGGACATGGTATCGGCATGGATGTCCACGAATTTCCCTCCATTATGGCTGGCAATGACTTGGTCCTTGAAGAAGGTATGTGCTTCTCTGTTGAACCTGGTATTTACATTCCAGGAAAGGTCGGTGTGCGCATCGAAGACTGTGGCCATGTCACTAAAAATGGCTTTGAAGTCTTTACCCATACTCCAAAAGAGTTGCTTTATTTTGAAGGCTAA
- a CDS encoding glutaminyl-peptide cyclotransferase, translating into MSIMITKGQVRLLRTYSYDSNLYTQGLEQLNNNHILLSAGRYGFSKVGVYDLTQEIFSEKIAFPDTVFAEGLTVVEDYFWLLTYKEGVAYKFDKATCNCLGAYPFEGDGWGLAYDKENQCLWMTSGNAFLQKRDPKDFALLDTVLVAIESVPISMLNELEYVDGYLYANIWQTNTIVKLQPDSGKVVATYDISPLLKALNLDKSHYPDLNVLNGIAHLDQQRFLITGKLYPLMLEVVLD; encoded by the coding sequence ATGAGTATTATGATAACTAAAGGACAAGTTCGTTTGTTACGAACTTATTCTTATGATAGCAACTTATACACGCAGGGATTAGAACAACTCAACAACAATCATATATTACTTAGTGCCGGTCGTTATGGTTTCTCAAAAGTAGGGGTGTATGACCTTACTCAAGAGATCTTTTCAGAAAAAATAGCTTTTCCAGATACAGTTTTTGCAGAAGGGCTAACAGTTGTTGAGGATTATTTTTGGTTACTAACCTATAAAGAGGGTGTAGCCTACAAGTTTGATAAGGCTACCTGCAATTGTTTAGGGGCCTATCCATTTGAAGGAGATGGCTGGGGATTAGCCTATGATAAGGAAAACCAGTGTCTTTGGATGACTAGTGGAAATGCTTTTTTGCAAAAGCGAGACCCCAAAGATTTTGCTTTATTGGATACCGTACTAGTTGCTATAGAAAGTGTCCCCATCTCAATGCTTAACGAATTAGAGTATGTAGATGGTTATCTCTATGCCAATATTTGGCAAACCAATACTATTGTCAAACTCCAACCTGATTCTGGAAAGGTGGTAGCCACCTATGATATTAGTCCTTTGTTAAAAGCCTTAAATCTTGATAAGTCCCATTACCCTGACCTTAATGTTTTGAATGGGATTGCTCATTTAGATCAACAACGTTTCTTAATTACTGGCAAACTATACCCGCTGATGTTAGAAGTAGTATTAGATTAA
- a CDS encoding DUF969 domain-containing protein, whose protein sequence is MEWIKLIGIVIIVLGFILKCDAIATVVVAGLVTALVSGISFIDFLDILGKEFTNQRLLTIFFITLPLIGLSETYGLKHRATQLIQRVQALTVGRLLTLYLIIRELAGLFSIRLGGHPQFVRPLIQPMGEAAAKANIGEELTDAEKDDIKAMAAANENFGNFFAQNTFVGAGGVLLIAGTLEQLGYDGNQAKIAFSSILIAIISIIIVAIYNYLFEKKMERQHQKGDN, encoded by the coding sequence ATGGAGTGGATTAAATTAATCGGTATTGTGATTATCGTATTAGGGTTTATTTTAAAATGTGATGCTATCGCTACCGTAGTTGTTGCAGGACTTGTTACCGCGCTGGTTTCAGGAATTTCGTTTATTGATTTTCTAGATATTTTAGGAAAAGAATTTACCAATCAACGTTTGCTAACCATTTTCTTCATCACTTTACCGCTTATCGGCTTGTCAGAAACTTATGGGCTGAAACACCGAGCTACTCAGTTGATTCAACGTGTTCAAGCCCTTACCGTCGGCCGTTTATTGACTCTCTACCTTATTATTCGAGAATTAGCAGGTCTCTTTTCGATTCGACTAGGGGGACATCCACAGTTCGTTCGACCCTTGATTCAACCTATGGGAGAAGCTGCTGCTAAAGCCAACATTGGAGAAGAGTTGACCGATGCAGAAAAAGATGACATCAAAGCTATGGCAGCTGCCAATGAAAACTTTGGCAATTTCTTTGCCCAAAATACCTTTGTTGGCGCAGGAGGTGTCCTACTTATCGCTGGAACTTTAGAACAGCTTGGCTATGATGGTAACCAAGCTAAAATTGCATTTTCTTCTATTTTAATTGCTATTATCTCTATTATTATAGTTGCTATTTACAATTACCTCTTTGAGAAAAAAATGGAACGTCAACATCAGAAAGGAGATAACTAA
- a CDS encoding glycosyltransferase family 4 protein, translated as MRIGLFTDTYFPQVSGVATSIRTLKEELEKEGHEVYIFTTTDRDVKRFEDPTIIRLPSVPFVSFTDRRVVYRGLISSYKIAKHYNLDIIHTQTEFSLGLLGKMIGKALRIPVVHTYHTQYEDYVSYIANGKIIRPSMVKPLLRGYLKDLDGVICPSRIVLNLLEGYEVTIPKRVIPTGIPLEKYIRDDITAEEVTNLKAELGIAGDETMLLSLSRISYEKNIQAIINQMPAILAENAKIKLIIVGNGPYLQDLKHLAMQLEVDKHVTFTGMVPHDKVALYYKACDFFISASTSETQGLTYIESLASGTPIIAHGNPYLDDVVTDKMFGTLYYAETDLTDAIIDAILKTPVMDKRLLAKKRYEISAQHFGKSIYTFYLDTLIARNSKEAQKLSLYLNHSGKSSSLKLVQGAIHLPKRAAKVTAITSVKVVKAPIKLVHAIKDFLD; from the coding sequence ATGCGTATAGGTCTATTCACAGATACCTATTTTCCACAAGTTTCAGGAGTCGCTACTAGTATTCGTACGTTAAAAGAAGAGCTAGAAAAAGAAGGTCACGAAGTTTATATTTTCACCACTACTGATAGAGATGTCAAACGCTTTGAAGACCCGACCATTATTCGACTGCCAAGTGTTCCTTTTGTGTCATTTACGGATAGACGTGTGGTTTATCGTGGCCTCATTTCGTCATACAAAATTGCAAAACACTATAATCTTGATATTATTCATACGCAAACTGAGTTTAGCTTAGGCTTATTAGGGAAAATGATAGGCAAAGCTTTGCGAATTCCTGTTGTCCATACTTACCATACCCAATATGAGGACTACGTGAGTTATATTGCCAACGGAAAAATCATTCGACCAAGTATGGTCAAACCTCTTCTTAGGGGCTATTTGAAGGATTTGGATGGGGTTATCTGCCCAAGTAGGATTGTCCTCAATCTTCTAGAAGGTTACGAAGTTACTATCCCTAAGCGGGTTATCCCAACAGGCATTCCTTTGGAAAAATATATTCGTGATGACATCACAGCAGAAGAAGTAACCAACTTAAAAGCAGAATTGGGCATTGCTGGTGATGAAACCATGTTATTGAGTTTGTCACGGATTTCTTATGAAAAAAATATTCAAGCTATCATCAATCAGATGCCAGCTATTTTGGCTGAAAATGCCAAGATAAAGCTTATTATTGTAGGAAATGGCCCCTATTTGCAAGATTTGAAACACTTGGCGATGCAGTTAGAGGTTGACAAACACGTGACCTTTACAGGCATGGTGCCTCATGATAAGGTTGCTCTGTACTATAAGGCTTGTGATTTCTTTATCTCAGCATCAACTAGTGAGACTCAGGGCTTGACCTATATTGAAAGTTTGGCTAGTGGCACTCCTATTATTGCTCATGGCAATCCTTATTTAGATGATGTGGTGACTGATAAAATGTTTGGCACTCTTTATTACGCTGAAACAGATTTAACTGATGCTATTATTGATGCCATACTAAAAACACCAGTTATGGATAAACGGTTATTAGCAAAAAAACGTTATGAAATCTCAGCACAGCACTTTGGAAAATCTATTTACACGTTCTATTTAGATACGTTAATTGCTAGAAATAGCAAAGAAGCTCAAAAGCTGAGTCTTTATCTTAATCATTCTGGTAAAAGTAGTTCTCTAAAATTAGTGCAAGGTGCTATTCACTTGCCTAAACGTGCTGCTAAGGTCACAGCTATCACCTCAGTAAAAGTAGTCAAGGCTCCTATCAAGCTGGTCCATGCTATCAAAGATTTTCTGGATTAA
- the pcp gene encoding pyroglutamyl-peptidase I translates to MKILVTGFDPFGGEAINPALEAIKKLPATIHGAEIKCIEVPTVFQKSADVLQQHIESFQPDAVLCIGQAGGRTGLTPERVAINQDDARIPDNEGNQPIDTPIRADGKAAYFSTLPIKAMVAAIHQAGLPASVSNTAGTFVCNHLMYQALYLVDKYCPNAKAGFMHIPFMMEQVVDKPNTAAMNLDDITRGIEAAIFAIVDFKDRSDLKRVGGATH, encoded by the coding sequence ATGAAAATTCTTGTAACAGGCTTTGATCCCTTTGGCGGCGAAGCTATTAATCCTGCCCTTGAAGCTATCAAGAAATTGCCAGCAACCATTCATGGAGCAGAAATCAAATGTATTGAAGTTCCAACGGTTTTTCAAAAATCTGCCGATGTGCTCCAGCAGCATATCGAAAGCTTTCAACCTGATGCAGTCCTTTGTATTGGGCAAGCTGGTGGCCGGACTGGACTAACGCCAGAACGCGTTGCCATTAATCAAGACGATGCTCGCATTCCTGATAACGAAGGGAATCAGCCTATTGATACACCTATTCGTGCAGATGGTAAAGCAGCTTATTTTTCAACCTTGCCAATCAAAGCGATGGTTGCTGCCATTCATCAGGCTGGACTTCCTGCTTCTGTTTCTAATACAGCTGGTACCTTTGTTTGCAATCATTTGATGTATCAAGCCCTTTACTTAGTGGATAAATATTGTCCAAATGCCAAAGCTGGGTTTATGCATATTCCCTTTATGATGGAACAGGTTGTTGATAAACCTAATACAGCTGCCATGAACCTCGATGATATTACAAGAGGAATTGAGGCTGCTATTTTTGCCATTGTCGATTTCAAAGATCGTTCCGATTTAAAACGTGTAGGGGGCGCTACTCACTGA
- a CDS encoding VOC family protein: MKALHTCIRVKDLDQSVAFYTSAFPFKENYRKDFPDSQFTLVYLALEGESYELELTYNYGHGDYDLGNGYGHIALGSEHFEADHKKHRQAGFPVTDIKELADKSARYYFIQDPDGYKIEVIDLNN; this comes from the coding sequence ATGAAAGCATTACATACCTGTATCCGCGTCAAAGACCTTGACCAGTCGGTTGCTTTTTACACAAGTGCCTTCCCTTTTAAGGAAAACTATCGTAAAGATTTTCCAGATAGTCAATTTACTCTTGTTTATCTGGCTTTAGAAGGAGAAAGTTATGAATTAGAATTAACCTACAATTATGGTCATGGCGACTACGACTTAGGAAATGGCTATGGTCATATTGCCCTTGGCTCTGAACATTTTGAAGCAGACCATAAAAAACATCGACAAGCAGGTTTTCCAGTTACCGATATCAAAGAACTGGCTGACAAATCTGCCCGCTATTATTTCATTCAGGATCCAGATGGCTACAAAATTGAAGTCATTGATTTAAACAACTAA
- a CDS encoding glycosyltransferase family 4 protein, whose translation MKVLLYLEAENYLRKSGIGRAIKHQAKALSLVGQHFTTNPRETYDLVHLNTYGLKSWLLMIKAQKAGKKVIMHGHSTEEDFRNSFIFSNLLSPWFKKYLCHFYNKADAIITPTLYSKSLIESYGVKSPIFAVSNGIDLEQYGADPKKEAAFRRYFDIKEGEKVVMGAGLFFLRKGIDDFVKVAQAMPDVRFIWFGETNKWVIPAQVRQMVNGNHPKNLIFPGYIKGDVYEGAMTGADAFFFPSREETEGIVVLEALASRQHLVLRDIPVYYGWVDQSSAELATDIPGFIEALKKVFSGASNKVEAGYKVAQSRRLETVGHALVDVYKKVMEL comes from the coding sequence ATGAAAGTCTTATTGTATTTAGAAGCAGAAAATTATCTAAGAAAATCAGGAATTGGTCGAGCGATTAAGCATCAGGCTAAAGCCTTGTCACTTGTTGGTCAACATTTTACGACTAATCCAAGAGAAACTTATGATTTGGTTCATCTCAATACCTATGGTTTAAAAAGTTGGCTGCTGATGATAAAAGCACAAAAAGCTGGTAAGAAGGTTATCATGCATGGGCATTCTACAGAAGAAGATTTTAGAAATTCTTTTATTTTTTCAAATCTATTATCTCCTTGGTTTAAAAAATACCTTTGTCACTTTTACAATAAGGCAGATGCTATCATTACCCCTACCCTATATTCTAAGTCTTTGATTGAGAGTTATGGAGTGAAGTCACCTATTTTTGCAGTGTCAAATGGGATTGATTTGGAGCAGTACGGAGCAGATCCTAAAAAGGAAGCAGCTTTTCGTCGCTACTTTGACATTAAAGAGGGTGAAAAAGTGGTTATGGGAGCAGGATTATTTTTTCTGAGGAAAGGAATTGATGACTTTGTCAAAGTTGCCCAAGCTATGCCAGATGTTCGTTTTATCTGGTTTGGCGAGACCAACAAATGGGTCATTCCTGCTCAAGTTCGCCAAATGGTCAATGGTAACCACCCGAAAAATCTTATTTTCCCAGGATACATTAAAGGGGATGTTTATGAAGGTGCCATGACTGGTGCAGATGCCTTTTTCTTTCCAAGTCGTGAAGAAACAGAAGGCATTGTTGTCTTAGAAGCCTTGGCCAGTCGCCAGCACCTTGTTTTACGTGATATACCAGTTTACTACGGATGGGTTGATCAAAGTAGTGCGGAATTAGCAACCGATATACCAGGTTTTATAGAAGCTCTGAAAAAAGTCTTTTCTGGTGCCAGCAACAAAGTTGAAGCTGGTTACAAGGTTGCCCAGAGTCGTCGCCTAGAAACGGTTGGCCATGCCTTAGTAGATGTCTATAAAAAAGTAATGGAGTTATAA
- a CDS encoding NAD(P)H-dependent oxidoreductase, translating into MDQTIHHQIQQALHFRTAVRVYKEEKISDEDLALILDAAWLSPSSIGLEGWRFVVLDNKPIKEEIKPFAWGAQYQLETASHFILLIAEKHARYDSPAIKNSLLRRGIKEGDGLNSRLKLYESFQKEDMDMADNPRALFDWTAKQTYIALGNMMMTAALLGIDTCPIEGFHYDKVNHILAKHNVIDLEKEGIASMLSLGYRLRDPKHAQVRKPKEEVISVVK; encoded by the coding sequence ATGGATCAAACCATTCATCACCAAATACAGCAAGCACTACACTTTAGAACAGCCGTTCGTGTTTATAAGGAAGAAAAGATTTCTGATGAGGATTTAGCCCTTATCCTTGATGCTGCTTGGTTAAGCCCTTCTTCTATTGGCTTAGAAGGCTGGCGCTTTGTCGTTTTAGACAACAAGCCTATTAAAGAAGAAATCAAGCCCTTTGCCTGGGGAGCCCAGTATCAACTGGAAACAGCTAGTCACTTTATTCTTTTAATAGCCGAAAAACATGCAAGATACGATAGCCCTGCTATCAAAAATAGCCTTTTACGGCGTGGTATCAAAGAAGGTGATGGTCTCAACAGCCGCCTAAAACTCTATGAATCTTTCCAAAAAGAGGACATGGATATGGCAGATAATCCTCGGGCACTCTTTGATTGGACAGCTAAACAAACCTATATCGCTCTTGGTAATATGATGATGACAGCTGCTCTTTTGGGCATTGATACTTGCCCTATTGAAGGCTTTCATTATGATAAGGTCAATCATATCCTAGCTAAGCATAATGTGATTGATTTAGAAAAAGAAGGCATTGCTAGCATGTTATCCCTAGGCTATCGTTTGCGAGATCCCAAACATGCTCAAGTTCGTAAGCCTAAAGAAGAAGTGATTTCAGTCGTTAAATAA
- a CDS encoding glycosyltransferase family 2 protein codes for MTLLSIIVPCFNEEANILPYFEEMHQLETSMTNQLAFEYIFIDDGSKDNTLGILRELAARFPNVHYLSFSRHFGKEAGLLAGLKEAKGNYITVMDVDLQDPPELLPIMYAKLKEGYDIVGTRRQNRQGEPLIRSMCSNLFYGLIKHLSDTEMVNGVRDYRLMTRQVVDSILELGEVNRFSKGIFSWVGYRITYLSFENQKRKYGKSRWHFWELLRYSLDGFINFSEMPLTIATWTGTFSFLISIFAILFIIIRKILFGDPVSGWASTVSIILFMGGIQLFCMGIIGKYISKIFLETKKRPLYIIKEKH; via the coding sequence ATGACACTACTATCTATCATTGTCCCCTGCTTTAATGAAGAAGCAAACATTCTCCCTTATTTTGAAGAAATGCATCAACTAGAAACGTCCATGACCAACCAACTTGCTTTTGAATACATTTTTATTGATGATGGTTCTAAGGATAACACCTTGGGTATTTTGCGTGAGCTAGCTGCTCGCTTTCCAAATGTGCATTATCTGTCTTTTTCACGCCATTTTGGCAAGGAAGCTGGGCTCTTAGCTGGACTAAAAGAAGCCAAAGGCAATTACATTACTGTGATGGATGTGGATCTGCAAGATCCACCCGAACTTTTGCCAATTATGTACGCTAAGCTAAAAGAAGGTTATGACATCGTTGGCACCAGGCGCCAAAATAGACAAGGAGAACCACTAATTCGTTCAATGTGTTCGAATCTATTTTATGGACTGATCAAACACTTATCAGATACTGAAATGGTCAATGGAGTTCGGGATTATCGGTTAATGACCAGACAAGTCGTTGATAGCATTCTTGAGTTGGGAGAGGTTAATCGTTTTTCAAAAGGGATCTTTTCGTGGGTTGGTTATCGTATCACCTATCTTAGTTTTGAAAACCAAAAACGCAAATATGGAAAAAGTCGTTGGCATTTTTGGGAGTTGCTCCGATATTCTTTAGATGGCTTTATCAACTTTTCAGAAATGCCGTTAACCATTGCTACCTGGACAGGGACTTTCAGCTTTTTGATTTCTATTTTCGCCATCTTATTTATCATTATCAGAAAGATACTCTTTGGTGATCCTGTCTCTGGTTGGGCCAGCACTGTCTCTATTATTTTATTCATGGGAGGCATTCAGCTCTTTTGCATGGGTATTATTGGAAAATATATTTCAAAAATATTCCTTGAAACTAAAAAAAGGCCTCTCTATATTATCAAAGAAAAACATTAA